The DNA segment CATAGTTGATGGTGCTTCTACAAAATACATTGAAGGGCGCACATTCATTATTCGTTGATTTTTATTGGCTAAAAAGAAATGTCCTGCATGCCCAAATTCATGTGTTAAGGTAAAGCAGCCACGCATATTATCCTGCCAAGTAATAAGGATATATGGATGAGACCCATACGGGCTAGAGCAAAAAGCTCCTGTGGATTTGCCAACATTATCTGCTAAGTCAACCCATCTTTCTTTAAACCCTCTTTCCATGATTTCGGAATATTCAGGACCCATTATCTTTAAAGAATCCAATATGAGTTGGCTCGCCTCTTCATATGTAGTTTTTGGATCGAAGTCTGGGTCAAGTGGTGCTTTCAAATCACAAAAAAGCATTTGCGGAAGACCAAGAACTTTTTGTTTTAATTGGGCAAACCGCCTCATATGTGGGGCAAGTTCTTTATATATAATGTCTATTTGGTTATTATACATCTCCAATGTTACCTGCTGGGGCTCAAGCAACATATGGGTAACGGACTCGTAATTCCGTAAGTGTGCAAGAGTGACTTGCTTCTTTACCTCTGTAGCATAGGTTGCAGCCATCGTATTTGTGTACTTTTTTAAAGTTTCAACAAAAGAGTAATAGGCCTTTCTTCGAACCTCTGTATTTGCTGAGAATTCGTAGCGGCTCTCAAATAAAGCAAACGAAACAGGCAATTCCTGACCACTTTCATCTTTTATCGGAGAAAAATCCATATCCGCCAATTTTGTCATTTGGTAGATTTGATATGGGGCTCCTTGAAGTTCACCTAAAGCAGCAAGCGCTTCCTCTGTTTCAGGAGAAAGTCTATGTTTTTTCGTTTCTAGAAGCTCCACTAAATTTTTTCGGAAGGCATCAAGACCAGGTTCCTCTAAAATGTATTTTTCGACAACTCCTTCCTCAAGGGCAAGAATTTCAGAATGAATGAACGATAAAGCAGCGATACTTTTCGTTCGTAATGCTGAAAATTTTGCTGAATTTTCCTGATTAACTGGGTCAGTTCCATCTGCGGATTGTTTAAGGTTCGCATATGTCCAAGCTTTTGTAATTTTCATGGAAAGCTGTTCCTGTGCACATAAGCAGTCTAATAATGCCTTTGCACCTGTATGTAAAGTCCCCTTAAATTGGTCAAACTTGTTTATCTCATGGTCAATTGCTATTAGTTCCTCTTCCCATGACTGTTCTGAGGGGAATAAGTCATCCAGATTCCATGTCAAATCTTCTGGTACTTCTGAGCGGGTTAACCGTTTTGCTACTGTTTTTTTCATCTAGTCTCCTCCTAACATTCTTTCGAGCTACTAAATTTATCATATATTATTAGAAAATTAAGTCAAATAATAACTAATAAACCAACTTTATGGTTTTCCTAATTTTTTGACTATTTATTGACCATTTATTTTTTTGAATGATATCATGTTAATGGAAACGCTTACTGTAAAAGGGGGTATACCACGATGGGTTTCGGTAATCAAGTCCAATTTAAAGTTTATCAAGGAATAGAGAATAATATTGTTCCAGTTTCATATGAAGAGTTAGAGGCTAAGGCTAAAGAGCAACTTGAGGCAAAACCATATCACTACGTTGCCGCATCTGCTGGTGCTGAAGTAACAGCAAGGAACAATAATAAGTCATTTGAAAAGTGGCATATTGTCCCACGCATGTTAAGTGATACCTCATCAAGAGATCTAAGTATCGAGCTGTTTGGCAAAAAACTTCAGTATCCTTTTTTGCTCGCACCAATAGGAGTTCAATCGATTGTCCATCCTGAAGGCGAACTAGCAACAGCACGGGCCGCAGCGAGCATGGGTATCCCGCTCATAGCAAGTACTGCTTCTACATACAGTCTTGAAAAAATCTCTGCAGAAATGGGTGTAGGGGATAGATGGTTTCAGCTGTATTGGAGTAGCGACAGGGAAATTGCTGCAAGTATGGTAAAAAGAGCAGAGGCAGCGGGATATAGTGCTATAGTGATTACACTTGATACCCCAATGATGGCATGGCGTGAAAAAGATATTGAACATGCATATTTGCCGTTTTTAGAAGCAGAAGGTATTGGTAACTATTTGGAAGATCCTGTTTTTTGTTCACGCTTAGAAAAGTCCCCAAAAGAGGATATGAAATCCGCCATCAGGCTTTGGGCACAAGTATTCGGAAATCCATCTTTAAGCTGGAAAGACATAGAATTTATTAAAGGACAAACCTCACTGCCAATTTTGTTAAAAGGTATTTTACATCCTGAAGATGCGAAGCTGGCATTAATTCATGGTGTGGATGGAATCATTGTGAGCAATCATGGAGGCAGGCAGGTCGATGGAGCCATTCCGGCCATTGATGCATTACCTGATATTGTAGAAATTGTCGGAGGCCAAATCCCAGTCTTAATGGACAGTGGGATTAGAAGAGGCTCTGATATTGTTAAAGCCATTGCGCTAGGTGCCAAAGCGGTATTGGTAGGTCGACCTTATATGTATGGATTAGCTTTGGCTGGAGAAGAAGGAGTGAAACAGGTACTCCGTAATTTGATTGCAGATTTTGACTTAACCCTTGCTTTATCAGGGAAAAGTTCGGTAAGCGAGTTAAATCGTGATTTATTAAGAAAAATATAACGTAATGGGGGAGAAAACAGTGGAAAAAAATATAGTAGTAGCCATTCAAGATGAGTACCCAGATGATTTTGCTTGGTGTTACGGCTGTGGCAGATTAAATGAAGAGGGGCACCATTTTCGTACTTGTTGGCAAGGGGAGAAGACGGTAACAATTTTTAGTCCAGAGGCAAGACATCTAGCACTTCCGGGATTTGTCTATGGCGGAATTGTTGCGTCGTTAATCGATTGTCATGGGACGGGAACCGCATCATTGGCCCTTCACCGAAAGAATGGTCATGAACCGGGTGAAGGAGCAGAGCCACCTCGATTTGTCACTGCTTCACTGAACGTAAACTTTATTAAGCCAACTCCCCATGGCGTGCCTCTGAAGGCAGTTGGAACAGTACACGAGATTCACCCAAAGAAATATAAGGTTGAAACAGAGGTTTATGCCAATGATACACTCTGTGCTCGTGGTGAGGTTATTGCGGTCGTCATGCCAAGCACATTTTTAAAAAATGAATAATCTAAATAGCAAGGGGCTGACTCAAAACTAAGAGTCAGTCTATTTTTTTGAAAATTTGTCATCAAAATGAAATGTTGTCTATTGAAACAAATGGAGCCTTCTAGCCGTCAAATAAAGTAGGAGCTTATTGCTTGGGAGGTTAACAGATGGGGAAGATGAAAAACTTAGTCATTACCTTAGTGATTATTTTTGCCCTTGGTTCCGGTTTGGTGATGAGTCCATTTGGATCGGCCATTTATCAAGAAGGAAATCCACTGCCAATCCTTGTGTCTGCAATCAAACTTCAATTTTCTGAGTCAAATTATGCACAGTTCTCTAAAACAGATAAAAGAAGCAGGTACTTGTCAGAAAAAAAGGGTAATGATGGCTACTTAGTTGTGCAAGAATTTATGAAATCAAAAGGATGGTCGTTTCAAGAGCAAATGGGTTCTGGATTGATTTTTACCAAAAATGGAGAAGATGCTGTGGTGGAAGTCCGACAATACTCTAGACATTATTTTATTTGGGAGATTCAGAAGGCGTTTTTTCAGTAGTATATTCATTCATAAACATATACATAGGAAGACCCCTAATCGTTTAGAATAGGGGTTTTCGTTCGTATCAATCCTCAAGTTGACTAAAGTAGTCTTTAACCAACTTTTCCAATGGTGGAAGTTCTTTAGCCAGATAATTATTCTCTTTAAGAGTATAAAGAGCACTTTCAGTAATAAATTTGCGGGGTACACCTGAATGTAATAATTCATCAATAATAAAATCCAGCAGTTCAATAAATTTAGCCTGTTCTGCTTCATTAGAAATATGCTTTGCAATCGTTTTTCTTAATGTGACAGAGTGCTGAAGAAGTTGAGTTTTAAATCCCTTATCATTTTTTTGGCAGCCAGGAAGCCATTTTTCAATCAGTTCTGGTTGAAGCAATTGATCATTGGATTCGACTACATCTTCCACCATTTTCACTAGGCGGCTAACACTATAACGTACTACTTGATTGACTTTTTCTCCTGTTTCATACGCCATTCGATTGTAATGTACATTTATTTGGAGAATTCCCTGAAACATTATTGCGCAATCTAACAAATAAGGTCTTTTGTCCTCACCAAAAATTTCAATAAAACGCTTATAGTACCAGTTAAGAGAATTTAAGCGACTACGCAGAATAAACTGTTTAAGGTCATTATCATTCGAGGCCATTACTTCTTCAAATAAAGCAATTAATTTATTTTTTCTATTTGTAATCATTTGCAATTCAATCTGTTTAATAAATATTTCAATATCTGAAGGATCCTGACCGACAAGTAAGTCATTTTTTTCCTTCTCCAGCTTTTTGTGAATGGATTTGTAGATTCCGATTAATAATTCATTCTTTGAAGAAAAATAATTATAAAATGTACCCTTTGAAATACCGCTGTAATCTAAAATGTCTTGAATAGATGTCGCTTGGAAACCCTTTTCAATAAATAATTGGTGGGCAGAATGAATAACATTTTGTTTCCGATTGTACATATAATCACCCTAAAATGGATTTGTACTGACTGTATAAAAATATAGTACATTATTTATAGATTCTTTACAAACCCATAAATTTGTAGATATTTTTAATTGCAAAAATTGAACTCGCAGTATATTATTATGTAAGTGTGAAACAGGGGTATAAAAAACTGAACTAAAAGTTTATAGGGGGAAATTCAATGGATCAATCAAAAGCTGAGGCTAAACGTCCTCCATACGGGATTATTGCGGTCTTAATGATTGGAGCCTTTATTGCATTCTTAAATAACACATTACTAAATATCGCACTACCTTCCATTATGAAGGATTTAGAAATTGAAGCTTCGACGGTTCAATGGCTAACAACTGGATTTATGTTAGTAAATGGAATTCTTATTCCATTATCAGCATTTTTAATTCAAAAATTCTCTGTTCGTCAACTTTTCTTAGCAGCAATGATTTTATTTACAGTCGGTACTGTTTTAGCTGGATTTGCGCATGCTTTCCCGCTATTACTAACCGGTCGGATGATTCAGGCTTCTGGTTCTGCCATAATGATGCCTTTATTAATGAACGTAATGTTAACTAGCTTTCCGGTTGAAAAACGTGGAATGGCGATGGGCGTATTTGGATTAGTATTAATGTTTGCCCCAGCTATTGGACCGACATTATCAGGCTGGATTATTGAACACTATGATTGGAGAATGCTTTTCCATTTTATTACGCCAATCGCGATTATTGTCGTATTAATTGGATTCTTCTTACTTAAAGATAAAAAAGGAAAAGTTGATATCAAACTTGATTTCTTATCTGTTATCTTATCTAGCGTAGGGTTTGGTGGAATATTATATGGATTTAGTTCTGCTGGTAAGGACGGATGGGACAGTCCAAAGGTATACGGCACGCTTGCAATTGGTGTCATTGCCTTAGTAACCTTTATTTTACGTCAATTAAATCAAGAAAGACCATTGCTTAATTTTAGAATCTACAAATACCCAATGTTCGCATTATCGTCAGCGATTTCCATGGTTGTTACTATGGCAATGTTTTCAGGGATGCTTCTTTTGCCAATTTATGTTCAAACGATTCGAGGAATATCTCCGATAGATGCTGGATTATTGTTGTTACCTGGGGCAATCGTAATGGCTATTATGATGCCGATTACTGGTAAATTATTTGATAAGTTTGGCGGACGACTACTGGCTATCATTGGTTTATCGATTACAGTGATCACAAGTTATCTTCTTAGTAATTTAACTCTTGATATGTCTTATAAACACTTAATATTTTTATACACTTTGCGTATGTTTGGTATGTCAATGGTAAATATGCCGGTTACAACTAATGGTTTAAACCAGTTGCCGGCAAGATTTTACCCACATGGTACAGCGATGAATAATACCATGCAACAAGTTTCAGGTGCTATTGGTACGGCTTTATTGGTAACAGTAATGACAACCCGTGCGAAAACACACGCAACGGAACTTGTTGCGGCAGCCAAGGCCAAGATGCTTAGCAATCCGCCGACAACAGCGATTACTGAGGCTATGAAATTAAAAATGCAACACGACATCCAAATGAAAGCTATGCTTGAAGGGATAAATGATGCGTTCTACGTAAGTGTCTTTATCGCTGGTCTTGCTTTAGTCCTTGCACTTTTCATTAAACGTGCAAAACAAGCAGAAGACCCAGGTGAAGCTAAGCCAGCAGGCAATAAAGTAACTGCAAAGCTAGCTGAAAATTAAGGATTTAAGTGCCAAGCACAAAAGTGCCTGGCGCTTTTTTTATTTTAAGACTATCCTATATTTGCTTTTTAGGGGAAAATACTCAATATTAGTAAGGGAAGTTATATTAGGAGGATGCTTTATGGTGAATTTTTCAGATGCTTACATTGAACGTTGTGATAAAGAAACAGAAAATATGATAAAGAATGAAACAGGGGCTTTTTTATCTCAACCACTCACTTACTTGAAAAAGAATAAGAATGAGTTTATCTATCTAGAGTCAAACTGGTTTGAAGCGATTAGAGTAGAAGCTGTTTCGTTAGAGGTTGATGATGTGTTTGGAACCTATGACGTGATGTTAGGGCTAAAGCTTCAAAAGAAATTCGATAAAACATTAAATGAACATCTAAATACAACTTTACATGGAAATGAAGCCAAATTTGATTTGATTTTTAGTCAAGATGATGGCCTATGGAATTTAAACTTTGCTTTGAATTATGTTAAAGGTTTTAAGGAAGATATGACCTTAAATGAAGCGTTCCAAGTAATTTATCAATTCCTAAATAATTTAGTGGAAGCAGTTAAAGTAGGAAAAAGTTAAAAAAATAACCAGCTATTTTAGCTGGTTATTTTTTCATTTGTAATTACCTCACTAGGAAATTTATTAGTATGTCTTAATGATAAGTTTTCAAGCTTAATTTATTATTAAGATACGGTAGTAGTTGTGAATTAACTTTCAATATAAATAGAATTAAGATGGAGGGGGAACGGTGCGAGTTATTTCCTTATGCCCGAGTAACACAGAAATTATAGAATATTTAGGTCTGACACATCTATTGGTCGGGGTGGATGATTTTTCTGATTGGCCTGAGACTATTGCCAGTCTTCCAAAATTGGGGCCAGATTTATCGATAAATATGAATCTAGTAGAAAAATTAAACCCTGACATGGTTCTAGCTTCTTTAAGTGTCCCAGGAATGGAGAAGAATGTTAATCAATTAAAGGAACGTGGGATTCCTCACATTATCTTGAATCCACAATCGCTATCGGATATAGAACATGACCTTATTACCACTGCAGAGGTGCTGGGATATCCGGAACGAGGTATGCGAGCTGCCGAACGGTTTCGTACTAGAGTCGCAAAGGTAAAACAGAAAGGTTCGAATAATCATCGTACACTCAAGCTATATTGGGAATGGTGGCCGAGGCCGGTTTTTACGCCAGGAAAGCTAAATTGGCTTACCGAAATTTCGGAATTAGCAGGTGCAGTCAATTTATTTCAAGATGTAGAATTCGCAAGTGTCCAAACAGATTGGGAAGACGTGTTGAGACGACAACCAGATTATATTTGTCTTGTTTGGGTGGGGGTTAGAAGGGATAAAGTCCAAAAAAGTATCATCAAAAAACGTCCAGGATTTGAAAAATTGAAGCATCTTAATGATGAGCGCATTCTTATTTTAGAAGAAGAACTTTATTGTAGACCTTCACCAAGACTACTTGATGGTTTAGAAAAGTTAATCGGATTGATTCAAAAATAAGAGCCTTTGATTTACATGCAAAGGGTTCCGTTTTCGAGTGCTTTGTTATTAAAAGACACAAGAATTGACGTAGCTGCTGATTCCCGCATCTAGGATTAAGAGAGCCCGCACTTATCGGTTGGGCGATCAGGTTAAGCACCCGAGGCGATAAATAGACGGAAAAATACCGCTTATTGATTCAAAAAATTCGAAAACGGGAGATTTTTTTTTGCTTAAGCGGAAAAACTCCCCTTATTCACCCCCGAAATGAGCTTCATTTTGCATTTAACCGGAAAATCTCCCCTTATTTTACTTTTGCTGGTTACTTGAAAAAGGACAAGTTATCTTTTTTTAAGGGGAGTAAGTATAATTTTAAAAATCCAAGAGAACCTCATTTAAATGTATTACGGTGAACCGTATCACAAGTAAATGAGGTTTTTGAGGGAATATAGGAATCTAAACATTGAAAAATATTTAATCTATTTAATCCAGTTTTTAAATTGACTAGCACTGTGAAAGGATGTTGACAGGCAAATAAAGCAAAAAGGCTGACTAAAAAACAGAAATTTCTTTTAGCCAGCCTTTTGGATTATGCAGTTTTGGAAATGATTTGGTTATTTTCTAATAAGGCCCTTGATTCATCATTTTTTAGTTCAGCTTTCAAAACCCCTATGTTAATGTAAAAAGTCCAGTAAATAAAAATGAAAAAATTGGGCCATAAGTGAGCCAGATAAATATAGAAAACCTCATTTAGATTACGAAGAACTATATCATAAGTAAAAGAAAGTTTCTTTGTGTAATTAAAGCCGGCTGCGATCAGCAGTCGGCTTTATATTTATATCCAATTGCAATTATCGAATCACCGATATATCGGGAAACCTCATTGTTTTTTATACTCTCTGCAAACAGGTTTTTAAACAAAACCTTCTAGTACAATTTTACCAATCGTCCTATTGCTCTCCAAAAATTTGTGGGCTTGACGGAGATTTTCTGCTGAGATCGGTCCAAGGACTTCGGCCAGTGTTGTCTTTAATTTTTGATGGTCCACAGCATCAGCAATACGATTAAGCAATAGATGCTGCTCAATCATATCATCTGTTTCGTAAACAGGGCGAGTAAACATAAACTCCCACACGAAGGTGACGCTTTTTTGCTTAAGCAATTTGAGGTCCAGCGGAGAGGTTGGATCATCAATTGCGCACACAACTCCTTGCGGAGAAATAGCTTCGCTAATACCGGCCCAGTGTTTTTCCAAAGCATTCAGGCAAAAAATGTACGGAACGTTTGTAAATCCAATTGCTTGAAGTTGTGGAAGGAGCGGGTCATGGTGATTAATGGTATAGTCCGCGCCCATTGATTTAACCCAGCTAACAGTTTCCGATCGGGAAGCAGTCCCGATTACAGTAAGCCCAGCTTGTTTTGCAAGCTGAGTGGCAATGGAACCTACACCCCCGGCTGCACCAATGATCAGCAGAGGCTTTCCTTTGTTAGGGCCCGGATCTTGGGAAATAGACATTCGGGTAAATAACGCTTCCCAAGCTGTAATGGAGGTTAGGGGAAGAGCTGCGGCTTCCACAAAACTTAAGGAAACAGGTTTGCGCCCAACGATTCGTTCATCGACTAGATGGTATTCACTGTTTCCGCCTTGTCGTGCAATACTGCCAGCATAAAAAACTTCATCTCCCGGACGAAACAATGAACAGTCCGGTCCTGTCTCTTCGACGACTCCTGCTACATCCCAACCTAGAATTTTAGGAACTTCCTCAACTCTTTCTTTAGGAGCTCGTACCTTTGTATCAACAGGATTGACCGATATGGCCGCAACTTTGACCAAAATGTCACGACCCGTTGCTTTTGGTTTTTCTACAACTACGTCCACCAGGCTTTGGGGATTGTCAATTGGAAGGTAACGAGTTAATCCTACCGCCTTCATTGTATTCATGATGAACACATCCTTTCCTTATTAGTATACTCGTTATTAGTAATGGCTTAAAATAATTACTATTAGCCTATAGTTTCTAAGCATCACTGAAATTTAGTGTTAATATAGATGTGAATGAGGTGTTAATAGTATGGAAGATATAACCTTAAGTTCACTGCTGGACGTCATTGGTGAATTATTTTCGGATGAAATTTCGATTGCTGTTTCTAATACAAAAGAATATATCTACTATCGGCCAAGTAAACGAATTGATTTGAAAATTAGCGCCGGAGATCCTATAAAGGAAGGAACCATTATCCATAAAGCAATGGTGACGAAGCAAAAGTTCTCAGAGTTTATTAATAGGGATATTTTTGGTATTCCTTATCTTGGAACGGCCGTACCATTTTTATATAATGAAAATCTTGAGGGTTGATTGGTGGCAATTTATCCAGCTTTAACCGATGGAAAATCAGTCGTTACCTTAAAAACAACGGACGGCTGGATTCCTTTTTTTAATCTAATGTCTGATAACATGGAAGTATTTAAGCAGTATAATGCTAATGATTCCTTTAAGAAATGGTTATCCGATATGGTCTTTGCACTAACATACAATACAGATGAGGACGTATACTCCAGTAGCCCGAAAATTAGCTGATGTGCGTAATGAAAGTAGATGTAAATATATATTTTAGTTATGAGTTTATTAGAGGGTGTTCTCACGTCAAAAGGACGTAGGGGCATCCTCTTTTAATTTGCTAAAGGAGAGATGTCATATGAAAAAATCAGCTGCTAAAAGAGTAAATACCGTATCAGTAAAGCTTGTTAAGGAGTCTAGCCTTCTATATAAGGAGCGTTCTGTTAGGTCGCCTGAAGTTGGTTATCAACTAATGAAGTTGTTCTTAGCAGACAAAGACCGTGAGCATTGAATTGTTTTATCCCTTGATACAAAGAACCAGCCAGTCTCCATTAATATTTGCCATATTGGCAGCCTAAACGCTAGTATTGTCCATCCTAGGTAAGTAATGAAATCGGCAATATTGTCAAATGCAGCTTCAATCCTTGTTGATCATAATCACTCCTCTGGAAAGGCGGAACAAAGCAAGGAAGATGTTGAAGTCACGAAAAGATTAGTTGAAGCAGGTAAAATTATTGGCATAGATGTAATTGACCATATAATCGTTGGCGATGATACCTTCACTTCGTTGAAAGAGCAAAGTGTAATCTAAAAGGGGTAAAAAAACAGTGAGAACAACAAAAAGCACGATAAAAACAGAAGTCACTTATGATGATGAAATGAAAAACAAGTATCTTATTAGGAAAGAGTGGGACAGGAAAAAGAAAAAAGCGGGTCAGGCAGATGAAATTATGCAAGACCAAACAACGATGTATGTCATTAATAACCTTTCTAAATTGGAATACGTTGTTGTAGATATTGTAAATCTATTTCCATCTATTAAAGGAGATGAAAAGAAAGAGTCTGTTATTGAAAATTTGAAATGTATTCAAGAAGCTATCGCAAGAGTAGATGATGTCATTATTGCGGTTGGAAAAGGAGCAGAGATAAACAAGAAAGCAGTTGAACGGTTAA comes from the Neobacillus sp. PS2-9 genome and includes:
- the pepF gene encoding oligoendopeptidase F, coding for MKKTVAKRLTRSEVPEDLTWNLDDLFPSEQSWEEELIAIDHEINKFDQFKGTLHTGAKALLDCLCAQEQLSMKITKAWTYANLKQSADGTDPVNQENSAKFSALRTKSIAALSFIHSEILALEEGVVEKYILEEPGLDAFRKNLVELLETKKHRLSPETEEALAALGELQGAPYQIYQMTKLADMDFSPIKDESGQELPVSFALFESRYEFSANTEVRRKAYYSFVETLKKYTNTMAATYATEVKKQVTLAHLRNYESVTHMLLEPQQVTLEMYNNQIDIIYKELAPHMRRFAQLKQKVLGLPQMLFCDLKAPLDPDFDPKTTYEEASQLILDSLKIMGPEYSEIMERGFKERWVDLADNVGKSTGAFCSSPYGSHPYILITWQDNMRGCFTLTHEFGHAGHFFLANKNQRIMNVRPSMYFVEAPSTMNEMLLGQHLLNKYKDKQMRRWVVLQLLGTYYHNFVTHLLEAEYQRRIYTLAEDGKALTAKILTEVTKSVLTEFWGDTVVIDEGASLTWMRQPHYYMGLYPYTYSAGLTASTAVAQMIQEEGQPAVDRWLDVLRAGGTMEPLELLRHAGIDMSTPEPIIRAVAFVGSLIDELEESFK
- a CDS encoding lactate 2-monooxygenase, producing MGFGNQVQFKVYQGIENNIVPVSYEELEAKAKEQLEAKPYHYVAASAGAEVTARNNNKSFEKWHIVPRMLSDTSSRDLSIELFGKKLQYPFLLAPIGVQSIVHPEGELATARAAASMGIPLIASTASTYSLEKISAEMGVGDRWFQLYWSSDREIAASMVKRAEAAGYSAIVITLDTPMMAWREKDIEHAYLPFLEAEGIGNYLEDPVFCSRLEKSPKEDMKSAIRLWAQVFGNPSLSWKDIEFIKGQTSLPILLKGILHPEDAKLALIHGVDGIIVSNHGGRQVDGAIPAIDALPDIVEIVGGQIPVLMDSGIRRGSDIVKAIALGAKAVLVGRPYMYGLALAGEEGVKQVLRNLIADFDLTLALSGKSSVSELNRDLLRKI
- a CDS encoding PaaI family thioesterase, encoding MEKNIVVAIQDEYPDDFAWCYGCGRLNEEGHHFRTCWQGEKTVTIFSPEARHLALPGFVYGGIVASLIDCHGTGTASLALHRKNGHEPGEGAEPPRFVTASLNVNFIKPTPHGVPLKAVGTVHEIHPKKYKVETEVYANDTLCARGEVIAVVMPSTFLKNE
- a CDS encoding TetR/AcrR family transcriptional regulator translates to MYNRKQNVIHSAHQLFIEKGFQATSIQDILDYSGISKGTFYNYFSSKNELLIGIYKSIHKKLEKEKNDLLVGQDPSDIEIFIKQIELQMITNRKNKLIALFEEVMASNDNDLKQFILRSRLNSLNWYYKRFIEIFGEDKRPYLLDCAIMFQGILQINVHYNRMAYETGEKVNQVVRYSVSRLVKMVEDVVESNDQLLQPELIEKWLPGCQKNDKGFKTQLLQHSVTLRKTIAKHISNEAEQAKFIELLDFIIDELLHSGVPRKFITESALYTLKENNYLAKELPPLEKLVKDYFSQLED
- a CDS encoding DHA2 family efflux MFS transporter permease subunit — encoded protein: MDQSKAEAKRPPYGIIAVLMIGAFIAFLNNTLLNIALPSIMKDLEIEASTVQWLTTGFMLVNGILIPLSAFLIQKFSVRQLFLAAMILFTVGTVLAGFAHAFPLLLTGRMIQASGSAIMMPLLMNVMLTSFPVEKRGMAMGVFGLVLMFAPAIGPTLSGWIIEHYDWRMLFHFITPIAIIVVLIGFFLLKDKKGKVDIKLDFLSVILSSVGFGGILYGFSSAGKDGWDSPKVYGTLAIGVIALVTFILRQLNQERPLLNFRIYKYPMFALSSAISMVVTMAMFSGMLLLPIYVQTIRGISPIDAGLLLLPGAIVMAIMMPITGKLFDKFGGRLLAIIGLSITVITSYLLSNLTLDMSYKHLIFLYTLRMFGMSMVNMPVTTNGLNQLPARFYPHGTAMNNTMQQVSGAIGTALLVTVMTTRAKTHATELVAAAKAKMLSNPPTTAITEAMKLKMQHDIQMKAMLEGINDAFYVSVFIAGLALVLALFIKRAKQAEDPGEAKPAGNKVTAKLAEN
- a CDS encoding branched-chain amino acid aminotransferase, yielding MVNFSDAYIERCDKETENMIKNETGAFLSQPLTYLKKNKNEFIYLESNWFEAIRVEAVSLEVDDVFGTYDVMLGLKLQKKFDKTLNEHLNTTLHGNEAKFDLIFSQDDGLWNLNFALNYVKGFKEDMTLNEAFQVIYQFLNNLVEAVKVGKS
- a CDS encoding cobalamin-binding protein, which gives rise to MRVISLCPSNTEIIEYLGLTHLLVGVDDFSDWPETIASLPKLGPDLSINMNLVEKLNPDMVLASLSVPGMEKNVNQLKERGIPHIILNPQSLSDIEHDLITTAEVLGYPERGMRAAERFRTRVAKVKQKGSNNHRTLKLYWEWWPRPVFTPGKLNWLTEISELAGAVNLFQDVEFASVQTDWEDVLRRQPDYICLVWVGVRRDKVQKSIIKKRPGFEKLKHLNDERILILEEELYCRPSPRLLDGLEKLIGLIQK
- a CDS encoding zinc-binding alcohol dehydrogenase family protein; this encodes MNTMKAVGLTRYLPIDNPQSLVDVVVEKPKATGRDILVKVAAISVNPVDTKVRAPKERVEEVPKILGWDVAGVVEETGPDCSLFRPGDEVFYAGSIARQGGNSEYHLVDERIVGRKPVSLSFVEAAALPLTSITAWEALFTRMSISQDPGPNKGKPLLIIGAAGGVGSIATQLAKQAGLTVIGTASRSETVSWVKSMGADYTINHHDPLLPQLQAIGFTNVPYIFCLNALEKHWAGISEAISPQGVVCAIDDPTSPLDLKLLKQKSVTFVWEFMFTRPVYETDDMIEQHLLLNRIADAVDHQKLKTTLAEVLGPISAENLRQAHKFLESNRTIGKIVLEGFV
- a CDS encoding DUF1643 domain-containing protein encodes the protein MRTTKSTIKTEVTYDDEMKNKYLIRKEWDRKKKKAGQADEIMQDQTTMYVINNLSKLEYVVVDIVNLFPSIKGDEKKESVIENLKCIQEAIARVDDVIIAVGKGAEINKKAVERLNTILAILLDKKANIFQIEANFGRKGFHPLYPALKHQWKLVPYDDVIM